The proteins below are encoded in one region of Flavobacteriales bacterium:
- a CDS encoding tetratricopeptide repeat protein: protein MKRFTILLLFISLWQATLAQSPIDFTQLVGKTHTERTLALFDYYEQFVRYQDSVAIFNDLQRVRELAEKHNDPDFALEADLIELHYYNYRSDDRLPELTEKALELIQKAREVNAIWLEARCESLIGTRLYDRGQYESGLLHIRNSVRLLEDKDPAEYPIKSICLTQLGHVHYDFREYDEAIRRYQQAVESMSVGYRHYYRMFALNMMGITYRRLGQLDSSNAWFQRVYDFALETKDTVYPILSKGNLGENYYLQGDIARAELLLLEDMKEAKRVNDLGRASNALTILADIALQTGRTKLATGYLTEALQHACSTGELTRKAFVYPIAAKLYGALGNAEMVKAYVDSSLLMKDGIEREYDRVMLARAEQKLELERIATQTAKLEGERKLQIQRRNVLIGLMVLVLTVLSVMFIRFRAKRNRQRALLVQEKEDAEHELKLAKQQLLEFVQEMETKNIPLGDVTENDSNLQQLQEAKILTDEDWARFKQLFENVHAGYIERLEAKYPNISEAEKRFILLTKMDVSAKQMTQILGVGDNTIRQTRSRLRRKLNIETVEELLELIARI from the coding sequence ATGAAGCGTTTTACCATCCTACTTCTCTTCATATCCCTTTGGCAAGCCACTCTTGCCCAATCACCCATTGATTTTACGCAGCTTGTAGGGAAAACCCACACGGAGCGCACCTTGGCGCTGTTCGATTATTACGAGCAATTTGTGCGCTATCAGGATTCGGTGGCGATCTTCAATGACCTCCAACGCGTTAGAGAACTTGCAGAGAAACACAATGATCCGGATTTTGCTCTTGAAGCCGACCTCATTGAACTTCATTATTACAATTACCGGTCTGACGACCGATTACCAGAGCTCACTGAAAAGGCATTGGAACTCATCCAAAAAGCAAGAGAAGTCAACGCCATTTGGCTGGAAGCGCGCTGCGAAAGTCTGATAGGTACGCGGCTCTATGACCGAGGACAATACGAGTCGGGACTCCTGCACATCCGCAATTCTGTCCGTCTGCTTGAGGACAAGGATCCGGCCGAATATCCCATCAAAAGCATTTGCCTTACCCAGTTGGGGCATGTTCATTACGATTTCAGGGAATATGATGAGGCAATAAGGAGATACCAACAGGCGGTGGAAAGCATGTCTGTCGGTTACAGGCATTACTACCGCATGTTTGCGCTCAACATGATGGGAATTACCTATAGAAGGTTGGGACAATTGGATTCATCCAACGCTTGGTTTCAGCGGGTTTATGACTTTGCGCTGGAGACCAAGGACACGGTCTATCCGATACTTTCCAAAGGGAATTTGGGAGAGAACTACTACCTGCAGGGTGATATTGCTAGAGCCGAGCTGCTGTTGCTAGAGGACATGAAAGAGGCTAAAAGGGTGAATGATCTAGGTCGAGCATCAAACGCGCTGACCATTTTGGCGGATATCGCCCTCCAGACAGGGAGAACCAAACTCGCTACAGGTTATTTGACAGAAGCTTTGCAGCACGCCTGTTCCACGGGCGAACTCACACGCAAGGCATTCGTGTATCCGATAGCCGCCAAGCTATATGGCGCATTGGGCAATGCAGAAATGGTGAAGGCATACGTGGATTCCTCCCTATTGATGAAGGATGGCATTGAGCGCGAATACGACCGTGTGATGCTGGCCCGAGCGGAGCAGAAACTGGAACTGGAACGCATTGCCACCCAGACCGCCAAATTGGAAGGAGAACGGAAGCTGCAGATACAGCGCAGGAATGTGCTTATCGGTCTGATGGTGCTGGTGCTCACCGTGCTTTCCGTGATGTTCATCCGTTTCCGCGCAAAGCGAAACAGGCAGCGGGCATTACTGGTTCAAGAAAAGGAAGATGCGGAGCACGAACTGAAGCTGGCCAAGCAACAATTGCTCGAGTTTGTTCAGGAAATGGAAACGAAGAACATTCCATTGGGGGATGTGACTGAAAACGATTCCAACCTGCAACAACTACAAGAGGCCAAGATCCTGACTGATGAAGATTGGGCCCGTTTCAAACAACTGTTCGAGAACGTGCATGCCGGATACATCGAACGGTTGGAGGCAAAGTATCCCAACATCAGCGAGGCGGAAAAGCGTTTCATCCTATTGACGAAAATGGACGTATCTGCTAAACAGATGACCCAGATCCTTGGTGTTGGCGACAACACCATCCGCCAGACGCGCTCCAGACTGAGGCGTAAATTGAACATCGAAACGGTGGAGGAACTGCTTGAGCTTATCGCTCGGATTTAA
- a CDS encoding T9SS type A sorting domain-containing protein → MRLLTSVFLFVFCFTTVKSQTWYHVNPGDVPLVEIDGYDGGIAANISPINEPHLFSVNTSDSSNAWVYGTTSKSFFDNEIGWVTDSVNSYADSLRSELVVMIPSNDNYSYQTSWIAFEHKYSTDTLVDGGYLEYSCDSVNWQSIAWTWSQLNLPLETEIFNFPSIIHDTVYGFSGNQSEWTWSAVQFIWYVSVFQGNESRSNGCDWENMDTVYVRFVFESDSMETGKDGWMIRNMIIGLDNFPGAVGEYVKSPIDVYPNPASDMVRFLIPDGIETPTSTLVYDMAGRVVLSVPFHLNLDVSMLDAGNYIIALVTDKAVFRQKLLVK, encoded by the coding sequence ATGAGACTTCTTACATCGGTATTTCTTTTTGTTTTTTGTTTTACAACAGTCAAATCCCAAACATGGTATCACGTTAATCCCGGAGATGTTCCGTTGGTTGAAATTGATGGTTATGATGGCGGAATTGCTGCCAATATTTCTCCGATCAATGAACCGCACCTGTTTTCGGTGAACACGAGTGATTCGAGTAATGCATGGGTCTATGGAACCACATCGAAGTCGTTTTTTGATAACGAAATCGGCTGGGTAACCGATTCAGTTAATTCCTATGCTGATAGTCTTAGAAGTGAATTGGTGGTGATGATTCCGTCTAACGATAATTATTCCTATCAAACCTCGTGGATTGCGTTTGAACATAAGTATTCTACAGATACATTGGTGGATGGTGGTTATCTGGAATATTCTTGTGATAGTGTCAATTGGCAATCGATTGCTTGGACGTGGTCTCAGTTAAATCTACCTCTGGAGACAGAAATATTCAATTTCCCGAGTATCATTCACGACACAGTTTATGGTTTTTCTGGGAATCAATCGGAATGGACCTGGAGTGCTGTTCAGTTTATCTGGTACGTTTCTGTTTTTCAGGGAAATGAAAGCCGTTCTAATGGATGTGATTGGGAAAATATGGATACTGTTTACGTTCGCTTTGTCTTTGAAAGCGATAGTATGGAAACCGGTAAGGATGGCTGGATGATCAGGAATATGATCATTGGGCTTGATAATTTCCCAGGGGCAGTTGGTGAATACGTGAAGAGTCCGATTGATGTTTATCCCAATCCGGCTTCTGACATGGTTCGTTTCCTAATTCCAGATGGGATAGAAACACCAACCAGTACTTTGGTTTATGATATGGCGGGGAGAGTTGTTCTATCTGTCCCATTTCATTTGAACTTAGACGTTTCGATGCTTGATGCAGGAAACTACATCATAGCTTTGGTTACTGATAAAGCTGTGTTCAGACAGAAGCTTCTAGTGAAGTAA
- a CDS encoding T9SS type A sorting domain-containing protein: MMNATRLIAILLFPVLASAQITTELDNGVLSNSVTTPIEFSNGDPWVRSTATGTIPLLSTGATDIVFTVKGADGGTATWDGIFVDLMAKGGQGGTVTFQIPITVDNEGREFTFYQGKRGSSDIHDRIASGGGGASTAIVDHNGSLLCIAGGGGGGSAVETHQSHGLPGGGEYPSNGIDGCGDGGLGGDPYSTGGPALTLVNYIVNEYSNRLFIGAGGGGGYYGSVCQSSPDLHQCEIQGKTPAIGGAGGHHPEATYQYGNACDPLNPFGVGCTTVTTRDACRGGTGYSGGGAGGPFHSGITPYTECTMEFVGFYGGGGGGAGYEGGGGGGQEYGGGGGSSWVANEVLIYTYILGGTTSTNTNANNGSIGYRVIYDSQPPVAVCQSASVTLGVGQYFDENGNIVLASGIAGQATLLVSAVNGGSTDNTGIASISVSPSSFNCSNLGANTVTLTVTDYVGLTSTCQAQVTVVDDFAPTPTYASWNTISAPNFGVIDLTGNTQLTVIPPTLTFEDNCSVSSVVSEPFTVTCEDVGTNITRQVTATDQSGNQRVIDLEYTVVSSTPYYSLYVDPDATGTNTGLSWANAFTSLESALEISDCATEILVASGTYTPSASRLCSTCSGNLDHYFLLNDGIVLKGGYNPSTGLQDYSNPSILDGDLGGGQKVYSVVLSKSSTGTNVLDGFAIRNGSASGAGTDRMVDGVAFRRYNGGGVYSASGNLQIKNCVVSGNRSTNLGGGLHVTNTTCTITNALISGNVSASQGGGVMKGAGGSLTLVNTTIAGNYALGGGGIAGNFTSRNSVVWGNGASSFSPDAFGIITATYSLIKDETPTGTGNLDGTLSSNDPLFVNPITASSTPTTAGDYRVSSCPASVVIDAGSNALNATANDLDGNARIVDGDNIGMTTIDMGAFESSELPEVNASFSVSTCTDYTVPSGDETYTVSGVYSDTLTTICGADSILTITLTVLETVGVVSNTNDSGPGSLRDAVASTCDGDTIIFDASTNGNPIVLTSGDISFSNNLVIIGNGPDNTIIDGNASSRIFEITGTDSTILRNLTVQNGQATGSGTAAMGGGIFSSNTAKLILENVVINNNMADGFGGGLAFQGGVELRVSNSTIDGNSSGTNGGGIQASFGTGTSSVSLSSSTVSNNQATFNGGGMFINSGSVSTATVATVNIHTSTITGNAAGSNGGGIFSSVSSSNQTATQALTVTNSTLTDNSASSNGGGIYANTIASAGTTSNLNLQSSIVALNGSSNIYHSHSPTITSLGHNIFDDVSISGSTATDILGATDLQLNLGTLQNNGGLTFTMVPGCGSIAINSGNPADASDAQNVSLSDGRRDVGAAENQLQTTSTFSVTETVSYTVPSGNQTITNLGTQVVMDTIANVAGCDSVMAINVTILPIAISWLGVTSTDWNDATNWGSGLVPGLLDVASISSIPVNQPHITSLPASPVQCQSILLDAGAILTIDAGKALTVTGDIVNNGTILVKADATGIGSLITQGTISGSGASKMEQYLTGSGGATPNGVFYYVSSPVNGNYIYDYNVDTGDKLWTANETTQSYTLQTVGAVPMVPTVGYVARMGSTQTITFNEVDQNIHFNSGNLSASGLTRTGTTAANRGYNLVGNPYPSTVSWDNAVKTNLETTLWYRTHQGSTMLYDTYNASGMIGTNNNGGGAVDGSIPPTQAFWVRVSADGLTGQLDFANADRSHGTLAGIYKTEAQEGLVRIALSNETVSDEAIILFEVAAQDGFDDYDSHKYWSSNVPQLYMNLQEDTLVINGLYSSNTNPTVPLGMKLPAQGSYTINANDITVVGESIHLEDTYLNHFQDLNVEPNYSFNSAAGNIGDRFVLHFGMSVTGIDELTQYSRVYVSNHQLNIILPENVDNGNVQVLDLTGRVVAATAMNATRTVLDLSVNTGVYLVQIASLNGTETHRVFLN; the protein is encoded by the coding sequence ATGATGAATGCAACCCGTCTTATTGCAATTCTGCTTTTCCCAGTACTTGCTAGTGCGCAGATAACCACCGAATTAGATAACGGAGTTTTGAGCAATTCTGTTACTACGCCAATAGAATTCTCAAATGGTGACCCGTGGGTGCGATCGACAGCAACTGGAACAATACCGCTTCTCTCCACAGGCGCAACCGATATTGTATTCACCGTTAAAGGTGCCGATGGCGGAACGGCCACATGGGACGGGATATTCGTTGACCTGATGGCCAAAGGTGGCCAGGGAGGAACAGTCACTTTTCAAATACCGATAACTGTTGACAACGAAGGTCGGGAGTTCACTTTCTATCAAGGTAAACGGGGATCATCCGACATACATGATCGGATAGCAAGCGGTGGCGGTGGCGCCTCAACGGCAATTGTCGATCACAATGGGTCGCTGTTGTGCATTGCTGGTGGCGGTGGCGGTGGCAGTGCTGTTGAGACCCACCAGTCGCACGGATTACCTGGAGGTGGAGAATATCCTTCAAATGGAATTGATGGCTGCGGAGACGGTGGTTTAGGTGGGGATCCTTACTCCACGGGCGGTCCTGCTCTTACTCTCGTCAATTATATTGTCAACGAATACTCCAATAGATTATTTATAGGAGCTGGAGGTGGTGGGGGTTACTATGGCTCTGTCTGCCAATCATCACCCGATCTGCACCAATGTGAAATTCAAGGGAAAACACCTGCGATTGGGGGTGCAGGAGGTCATCACCCAGAGGCAACCTATCAATACGGAAATGCCTGCGACCCATTGAACCCGTTTGGAGTCGGATGTACAACGGTGACAACTCGTGATGCATGTAGAGGTGGTACGGGTTATAGTGGTGGTGGAGCTGGAGGACCATTTCATTCTGGTATAACTCCATACACAGAATGCACAATGGAATTTGTTGGTTTCTATGGAGGAGGAGGCGGTGGCGCTGGGTATGAAGGCGGTGGCGGTGGCGGACAGGAATATGGCGGAGGAGGAGGGTCATCGTGGGTTGCGAATGAGGTATTGATCTATACCTACATTTTGGGCGGCACCACATCAACCAACACAAACGCCAACAACGGAAGCATAGGTTATCGGGTAATCTATGACTCACAACCACCAGTGGCTGTTTGTCAGAGCGCATCAGTCACCCTTGGTGTCGGACAATACTTTGATGAGAATGGAAATATCGTCCTAGCATCAGGAATTGCTGGTCAGGCAACGCTGCTGGTATCGGCAGTCAACGGTGGCTCAACAGACAATACAGGAATCGCTAGCATATCGGTATCGCCCAGCAGCTTCAATTGTTCCAATTTGGGGGCAAACACCGTTACGCTTACCGTTACCGATTACGTGGGATTGACCAGCACCTGTCAGGCACAGGTTACGGTTGTTGACGACTTTGCACCAACCCCGACATATGCTTCGTGGAACACCATTAGCGCACCCAATTTCGGTGTCATAGACCTCACTGGAAACACACAACTTACCGTCATTCCGCCAACGTTAACATTCGAAGACAACTGCTCCGTTTCAAGCGTGGTATCGGAGCCCTTCACAGTTACCTGCGAAGATGTTGGCACCAATATTACAAGGCAGGTAACGGCAACCGATCAGAGCGGCAATCAGCGGGTCATTGACCTCGAATACACGGTTGTCTCCTCCACTCCATATTACAGCCTATATGTTGACCCGGATGCAACTGGAACCAACACGGGCCTGAGTTGGGCAAATGCATTCACCTCTTTGGAAAGTGCACTGGAGATCAGCGATTGCGCAACGGAGATACTGGTGGCATCGGGCACCTACACGCCCTCGGCCTCGCGGTTGTGCAGCACTTGCAGCGGCAATCTCGATCATTATTTCCTGCTGAACGATGGCATCGTGCTCAAAGGAGGCTATAACCCATCTACAGGGCTTCAGGATTATTCGAACCCGAGCATTCTGGATGGCGATTTGGGCGGAGGACAAAAGGTCTATTCGGTAGTTCTTTCAAAAAGTTCAACCGGAACCAATGTGTTGGATGGTTTTGCCATTCGCAACGGAAGTGCTTCGGGGGCAGGTACCGACCGAATGGTTGATGGCGTAGCCTTCAGAAGATACAACGGAGGTGGCGTCTATTCGGCTTCGGGCAATTTGCAGATAAAGAACTGTGTAGTTAGCGGTAATCGGTCCACCAACCTTGGGGGTGGCTTGCACGTGACGAATACAACTTGCACAATCACCAACGCGCTGATAAGCGGAAACGTTAGCGCATCGCAAGGGGGTGGAGTAATGAAGGGTGCAGGAGGTTCACTTACGCTTGTCAATACGACCATTGCAGGTAACTATGCCTTGGGAGGCGGAGGCATTGCGGGCAACTTCACTTCGAGGAACAGCGTTGTTTGGGGCAATGGTGCTTCATCCTTTTCGCCCGATGCTTTTGGTATCATTACTGCAACCTATTCGCTCATCAAGGATGAAACCCCCACGGGAACTGGTAACCTTGACGGGACCCTTTCATCAAACGACCCACTTTTCGTAAATCCGATCACGGCAAGCTCAACTCCTACCACGGCCGGAGATTATCGGGTAAGTTCCTGCCCAGCATCGGTTGTGATCGATGCAGGAAGCAATGCCCTGAATGCAACCGCCAATGACCTGGACGGAAATGCGCGAATTGTTGATGGTGATAATATCGGAATGACCACCATCGATATGGGTGCTTTCGAATCGTCAGAATTGCCAGAGGTCAATGCAAGTTTCAGCGTTTCAACCTGCACTGATTATACCGTGCCAAGTGGCGATGAGACTTACACCGTTTCAGGCGTTTATTCCGATACGCTCACTACCATTTGTGGAGCCGATAGCATCCTGACCATCACGCTCACCGTTCTCGAAACAGTAGGAGTTGTAAGCAACACCAACGATTCGGGTCCCGGTTCGCTGCGCGATGCCGTTGCCTCAACCTGCGATGGCGATACGATCATTTTCGATGCGAGTACGAATGGCAATCCGATAGTGCTTACGTCAGGAGATATTTCTTTCAGCAACAATCTGGTGATCATCGGAAATGGACCTGACAACACCATCATTGATGGAAATGCCTCGTCAAGAATATTCGAGATAACGGGGACGGACAGTACGATTCTCAGAAATCTAACCGTACAGAATGGACAAGCCACGGGTTCGGGTACAGCTGCTATGGGCGGTGGAATCTTCTCATCCAATACCGCAAAACTTATTCTTGAGAATGTGGTCATCAACAACAACATGGCCGATGGTTTCGGTGGTGGCCTGGCATTTCAGGGTGGTGTGGAATTGCGTGTGTCGAATTCAACCATTGATGGAAATTCATCAGGCACCAACGGTGGTGGCATTCAGGCCTCATTCGGCACGGGGACTTCGTCCGTATCGTTGTCCAGTTCAACCGTTTCCAACAATCAGGCGACCTTCAATGGCGGTGGTATGTTCATTAACAGTGGCTCGGTCAGTACCGCAACGGTTGCCACTGTCAATATCCATACAAGCACTATAACAGGAAATGCCGCTGGTAGCAACGGAGGTGGCATATTCTCTTCGGTCTCATCATCAAACCAAACGGCCACGCAAGCGCTTACAGTAACCAATTCTACGCTCACGGACAATTCCGCATCCTCCAACGGTGGCGGTATTTACGCCAATACCATTGCATCGGCAGGTACAACCTCCAACCTCAATCTGCAAAGCAGCATTGTGGCGCTCAACGGTTCTAGCAACATTTACCACAGTCACAGCCCGACCATCACTTCCCTGGGCCACAACATTTTTGATGATGTATCCATTAGCGGCAGCACGGCAACGGACATTCTGGGTGCAACCGATCTGCAATTGAACCTCGGAACGTTGCAAAACAATGGAGGATTAACTTTTACGATGGTTCCAGGCTGCGGAAGTATTGCCATCAATTCAGGCAATCCGGCAGATGCTTCTGATGCTCAGAATGTGTCACTTTCAGATGGAAGAAGAGACGTTGGTGCAGCGGAGAATCAACTCCAAACGACCTCAACTTTCAGCGTAACGGAAACGGTATCATACACCGTTCCGAGCGGAAACCAGACCATTACCAACCTCGGCACGCAAGTGGTAATGGACACGATTGCCAACGTTGCTGGTTGCGATAGCGTGATGGCCATCAACGTAACTATTCTTCCAATTGCCATTTCTTGGTTGGGCGTTACTTCAACAGATTGGAACGATGCCACCAACTGGGGTTCAGGTCTTGTGCCTGGTCTTCTGGATGTGGCAAGCATTTCTTCTATTCCAGTCAATCAACCACATATCACGTCATTGCCTGCTTCACCGGTACAATGTCAGTCTATTCTTCTCGATGCAGGGGCAATTCTGACCATTGATGCAGGCAAAGCGCTTACTGTAACGGGAGATATTGTGAACAATGGAACCATTCTGGTGAAAGCAGACGCCACGGGCATCGGCTCGCTCATTACCCAAGGAACCATTTCCGGAAGTGGTGCCTCCAAAATGGAGCAATACCTAACGGGTTCTGGAGGAGCAACCCCTAACGGTGTTTTCTACTACGTGAGTAGTCCAGTTAACGGAAATTACATCTACGATTATAATGTGGATACGGGCGATAAACTTTGGACGGCAAACGAAACAACGCAATCCTATACTCTGCAAACCGTGGGTGCAGTTCCAATGGTGCCAACGGTTGGGTATGTTGCCCGAATGGGAAGCACGCAGACAATCACATTCAATGAGGTGGACCAGAACATTCACTTCAACAGCGGCAATCTAAGCGCTTCAGGTCTCACAAGAACAGGCACAACGGCCGCGAACCGAGGATACAACTTGGTAGGCAATCCGTATCCATCAACCGTAAGTTGGGACAATGCCGTAAAGACCAACCTCGAAACCACCCTTTGGTACCGCACACACCAAGGCAGCACCATGCTTTACGATACCTACAACGCGAGTGGTATGATCGGGACCAACAATAACGGTGGTGGTGCTGTGGATGGAAGTATTCCGCCTACTCAGGCGTTCTGGGTACGTGTTTCGGCAGACGGACTTACAGGCCAATTGGACTTTGCGAATGCAGACCGAAGCCACGGAACATTGGCGGGTATTTACAAGACGGAAGCGCAAGAAGGTTTGGTGAGAATAGCACTGAGCAATGAGACCGTTTCTGACGAGGCCATCATCCTATTCGAGGTGGCTGCCCAAGATGGTTTCGATGATTACGATAGCCACAAGTATTGGTCGAGTAACGTTCCTCAGCTGTACATGAATTTACAGGAAGATACGCTGGTGATCAACGGATTGTACAGCTCGAATACCAACCCAACAGTTCCATTAGGGATGAAGCTACCCGCACAGGGCAGCTACACCATCAACGCCAACGACATCACCGTTGTTGGAGAAAGCATTCACTTGGAAGACACCTACCTCAATCATTTCCAAGACCTGAACGTGGAACCTAACTACAGCTTCAATTCAGCTGCAGGCAACATCGGTGACCGCTTTGTTCTTCATTTCGGAATGAGTGTTACGGGAATTGACGAGTTGACGCAGTATTCACGGGTATATGTTTCCAACCATCAGTTGAATATCATCCTTCCTGAAAATGTAGATAATGGGAATGTTCAGGTGCTTGACCTCACGGGCCGTGTTGTTGCAGCAACTGCTATGAATGCAACAAGAACGGTTCTTGATCTGAGTGTGAACACTGGAGTTTACCTCGTGCAAATAGCATCGCTAAACGGAACTGAAACGCACCGCGTGTTCTTGAATTGA
- a CDS encoding helix-turn-helix transcriptional regulator, which translates to MIRLDVNRLLKMRGVKFGNVWLSKRGFSYKQARRLLDGSAKSVGIDHLFKLCKAFECTPNELFRYEPDGNEQLSYLAGLMRGPIVHSPQDLLENLSQAEVERLMKQLEEMRSRK; encoded by the coding sequence ATGATACGATTGGATGTGAATAGACTACTAAAAATGCGCGGAGTAAAATTTGGAAACGTGTGGCTTTCCAAACGTGGATTCAGCTACAAACAGGCTAGAAGACTACTTGATGGATCTGCGAAATCGGTTGGAATTGACCATTTGTTTAAACTGTGCAAGGCCTTTGAATGCACACCGAATGAATTGTTCAGGTATGAACCTGACGGGAATGAGCAGTTGTCTTACCTCGCAGGGCTAATGCGAGGTCCGATTGTTCACAGTCCACAGGATCTATTGGAGAACCTTTCTCAGGCAGAGGTGGAACGGCTGATGAAACAGCTGGAGGAGATGAGGAGCCGGAAGTGA
- a CDS encoding Mrp/NBP35 family ATP-binding protein, which yields MNLNKQSVAEALQAVKSPAGNVSITESGELKNIQVFGKEIDIDLEVKSPALNIRKKLESDINTVLFEAFGNVTVRINIAAKPIQQGPQGPPTLSKVKNIIAVASGKGGVGKSTVTANLSVGLAKQGFKVGLIDADIYGPSMPLMFDIVSEKPKVTVIEGKQYMLPVESYGVKVMSIGFFSDPTQAIVWRGPMATKALKQMFGDVWWDELDYLLLDLPPGTGDVHLTIVQAVPVTGAVVVSTPQEVALTDARKGVAMFRLDSINVPVLGLIENMAWFTPAELPDNKYYIFGKDGVKGLAEQINVPLLGQIPLVQSVREAGDVGRPALLQDSTPIAQVFKDLALAVNHEVEKRNATREATKRVEITTR from the coding sequence ATGAATCTAAATAAGCAGAGTGTAGCAGAGGCCCTTCAGGCCGTAAAGTCGCCAGCTGGTAATGTCAGCATTACAGAAAGTGGCGAATTGAAGAATATTCAAGTTTTCGGAAAAGAGATCGACATTGATCTGGAAGTAAAGAGTCCAGCACTCAACATTCGGAAGAAACTCGAAAGCGACATCAATACCGTGCTTTTCGAAGCATTTGGTAATGTGACGGTCCGTATAAACATTGCTGCCAAACCCATTCAGCAAGGACCGCAAGGACCACCCACATTAAGCAAGGTCAAAAACATCATTGCTGTTGCTTCGGGCAAGGGCGGAGTGGGAAAAAGCACCGTCACAGCCAACTTGTCCGTTGGCCTCGCAAAGCAGGGCTTTAAGGTCGGATTGATAGATGCAGACATCTACGGACCAAGCATGCCGCTGATGTTCGATATCGTCAGCGAAAAACCAAAAGTTACGGTCATCGAAGGCAAGCAATACATGCTTCCTGTAGAAAGTTATGGCGTGAAGGTGATGAGCATCGGCTTCTTTTCCGACCCAACACAGGCCATTGTGTGGCGCGGACCCATGGCTACCAAAGCCCTCAAGCAAATGTTTGGCGATGTGTGGTGGGATGAACTCGACTACCTCCTACTCGACCTGCCTCCCGGAACGGGAGATGTGCACTTGACCATTGTGCAAGCAGTTCCTGTAACGGGAGCCGTTGTTGTTAGCACGCCACAGGAAGTTGCATTAACGGATGCCCGTAAAGGTGTGGCGATGTTCCGCCTTGATAGCATCAACGTGCCCGTTCTGGGATTGATAGAGAATATGGCGTGGTTCACCCCTGCCGAATTGCCCGACAACAAGTATTACATCTTCGGAAAAGATGGCGTAAAAGGCTTGGCAGAACAGATCAATGTTCCTTTACTCGGACAGATTCCGTTGGTTCAGTCCGTTCGCGAAGCGGGAGACGTAGGAAGACCTGCCCTGCTTCAGGATTCAACCCCGATTGCACAGGTTTTCAAAGACCTTGCCCTTGCTGTCAATCACGAAGTTGAAAAGCGCAACGCAACACGCGAAGCCACCAAGCGTGTAGAAATCACTACACGATAA
- a CDS encoding NifU family protein, translated as MDMELRDKVEEALETMRPFLAADGGDMELVNITDDMVVQLRLLGSCKSCNMSEMTLKAGVEEAVKRSVPQITAVEAIDH; from the coding sequence ATGGATATGGAACTACGAGATAAAGTGGAGGAAGCATTGGAAACGATGCGTCCTTTTCTTGCTGCCGATGGTGGCGACATGGAACTGGTGAACATAACCGATGATATGGTGGTTCAATTACGTCTGCTCGGTTCTTGCAAAAGCTGTAACATGAGCGAAATGACGTTGAAAGCAGGTGTTGAAGAAGCCGTAAAACGTTCTGTACCTCAAATAACTGCCGTAGAAGCCATCGATCACTGA